The proteins below come from a single Thermotoga sp. KOL6 genomic window:
- a CDS encoding carbohydrate kinase family protein: MKVACVGKINVDIVYPVDEIKINSNHISNYVKVSLGGKAANVSVALRKLDVSSVLIGAIGNDENGKYVSKMLRDFEVKAFLTMREEAKTGFTFVIVDKFGNNTMFNYLGANAELSVEDVQRFEKELLGAEIVYYQTSVSTAILSYLKSLKKTLFVELTDPVDNELLVGLDYVSLNEEEILRATKESNLTKAIKYLLKHGVRRLFVKLGEKGSVYADQEKIIHQKPFRVEVVDTTGAGDAFTAGCIYGLLKGFSIENILYFANKCGALTCCKLGTVEAFPESKELGIELKGCKDEKNGVQ, from the coding sequence ATGAAAGTTGCTTGCGTTGGAAAGATAAACGTGGATATCGTCTACCCAGTTGATGAGATAAAGATAAACAGTAATCACATTTCGAATTACGTGAAGGTATCCCTAGGTGGAAAAGCAGCGAACGTATCTGTTGCTTTGAGAAAGCTCGATGTGAGTTCCGTTCTGATAGGTGCAATAGGAAACGATGAAAACGGAAAATACGTCTCTAAAATGCTCAGGGATTTCGAAGTAAAAGCTTTCCTGACAATGAGGGAAGAAGCGAAGACTGGTTTCACGTTTGTGATAGTTGACAAATTTGGAAACAACACGATGTTCAATTATCTCGGTGCCAATGCAGAACTCTCTGTGGAAGATGTGCAAAGGTTCGAAAAGGAACTTCTAGGTGCAGAAATCGTGTACTATCAAACTAGTGTGTCAACCGCGATACTTTCGTATTTGAAAAGCCTCAAAAAAACGCTGTTCGTGGAATTAACAGATCCCGTCGACAACGAACTTCTGGTAGGCCTTGACTATGTGTCGTTGAACGAAGAAGAAATTCTCAGGGCAACAAAAGAAAGTAACCTAACCAAAGCGATCAAGTATCTTTTGAAACACGGCGTCAGGAGGTTGTTCGTAAAGCTAGGAGAAAAAGGAAGTGTTTATGCAGATCAAGAAAAGATCATTCATCAAAAACCGTTCCGTGTCGAAGTTGTCGATACGACAGGAGCAGGAGATGCTTTTACAGCTGGTTGCATCTACGGATTGCTGAAGGGATTTTCAATAGAAAATATCCTGTATTTTGCAAACAAATGCGGTGCTTTAACCTGCTGCAAGCTTGGAACGGTTGAGGCGTTCCCAGAAAGTAAAGAACTAGGTATTGAATTAAAGGGTTGCAAAGATGAAAAAAATGGTGTACAATGA
- a CDS encoding tetratricopeptide repeat protein: protein MKTKKGIFLLMILFVSLVVALDVDQLNNLFYEARRDHDIEKILFVIKAIESTEDHDQNAKLLTILADAYLEYGLWGVKPEEKEEIYEVARRLAEKALKLDPSNGRASYIAGAAIGRLAQYKGIIKSLFMLGDFDGYIKKAIKLLNEEEEEGRLYKTFAYIAMGMRYRDVPWPLYNYKKSEEFFEKALQLTPNYSNIYLEMGYLYLKMKDYERAKEMFQKVISMEPHPWLVKTHEEAAQKAQEELSKLK, encoded by the coding sequence ATGAAAACAAAGAAGGGGATCTTTCTGCTAATGATTTTATTTGTTTCTTTAGTAGTTGCTTTGGATGTTGATCAGCTGAACAATTTATTCTACGAAGCACGACGTGATCACGATATCGAGAAAATACTTTTCGTGATCAAGGCTATAGAAAGTACAGAAGATCACGATCAAAATGCGAAACTCTTGACTATTTTGGCGGATGCTTATCTTGAATACGGTCTGTGGGGTGTGAAACCTGAAGAAAAGGAAGAGATTTACGAAGTTGCGAGAAGACTAGCGGAAAAAGCTTTGAAACTCGATCCGAGTAATGGGAGAGCTTCTTACATAGCAGGTGCAGCAATTGGAAGACTCGCACAATACAAGGGGATCATCAAAAGTCTTTTTATGTTAGGAGATTTCGATGGGTACATAAAAAAGGCGATTAAACTTCTAAACGAAGAGGAAGAAGAAGGTAGACTCTACAAAACTTTTGCATATATAGCCATGGGTATGAGGTACAGAGATGTTCCTTGGCCATTGTACAATTACAAAAAATCAGAGGAGTTCTTTGAAAAAGCCCTACAACTCACACCAAATTACTCTAACATCTATCTAGAAATGGGATATCTCTATCTAAAAATGAAAGACTATGAAAGGGCCAAAGAGATGTTCCAGAAAGTTATTTCAATGGAGCCTCATCCTTGGCTTGTTAAAACCCACGAAGAGGCGGCACAGAAGGCTCAGGAGGAGTTGTCCAAACTAAAATGA
- a CDS encoding glutaredoxin family protein, producing MQHLKIKIYTTPTCPYCRKAKEYFRSLGLKFKEVDVSRNPREAELMVKKTGQMGVPVIEIGNKIVIGFDKAKIDRLLGIS from the coding sequence ATGCAACACTTGAAAATAAAAATCTACACAACACCCACATGTCCTTACTGTAGAAAAGCAAAGGAATATTTCAGATCCTTGGGTTTGAAATTCAAAGAGGTTGACGTCTCTAGAAACCCAAGGGAAGCTGAGCTCATGGTGAAAAAGACAGGACAGATGGGTGTTCCCGTGATCGAGATAGGAAACAAAATCGTTATAGGTTTTGACAAAGCAAAAATTGACAGACTTCTAGGTATCTCGTGA
- a CDS encoding MFS transporter, with the protein MKLRLMIIEFLVYGSMAVYSLLSQFLANEGLTKSQIGILMAIMPLSSLYANHLNFDIASSIGRTNWLKKVVLASGILFWGLFLFERFPMKFIFMVTFAFFFSAVAPLAESVIVDITHQSKMNYGRIRLFGTFGFSFSALLMSVLIRIGFVTIFVVFSFLMILTFSILKGMNEVELGEEEKSRSKKPLPMFFWLLLPVVIFGIAANNFNFVFLPVLMEERSYDVSLASVAFSLMAITETPFLLWADMIVQKLGVPFMLASGVFVIGLRNLLVTMVHSPSTLLLIQLLQGWTYIVIYYSMMFLIRSFGPARIRAQKYFWISMGIGPFLGSSFGGLIAEKLGLMSTYTVFGLVPMIVSFLIFLFFRKVWKI; encoded by the coding sequence ATGAAATTACGGCTCATGATCATAGAGTTTCTCGTTTACGGTTCAATGGCTGTTTATTCCCTTTTGAGCCAATTTCTTGCAAATGAAGGACTCACTAAGTCCCAAATAGGCATATTGATGGCCATCATGCCACTTTCCTCTTTGTACGCAAATCATTTGAACTTCGACATTGCGTCTTCTATTGGAAGAACGAACTGGTTGAAGAAAGTCGTTTTGGCCTCTGGAATTCTTTTTTGGGGGTTGTTTCTCTTTGAACGTTTCCCCATGAAATTCATTTTCATGGTCACTTTCGCTTTTTTCTTTTCCGCCGTCGCACCGCTTGCAGAGTCCGTTATCGTCGACATAACTCATCAATCGAAAATGAATTATGGAAGGATTAGACTCTTCGGAACTTTCGGTTTTTCGTTTTCTGCTCTTTTAATGAGCGTTTTGATCAGGATAGGATTCGTCACCATCTTTGTGGTTTTTTCCTTTTTGATGATTCTAACGTTTTCCATTTTGAAAGGAATGAACGAGGTAGAACTCGGCGAAGAAGAAAAGAGTAGGAGTAAGAAACCGTTGCCGATGTTCTTTTGGTTACTTTTACCAGTTGTCATCTTTGGAATAGCGGCGAACAATTTCAATTTCGTTTTCTTACCCGTTCTCATGGAGGAAAGAAGTTACGACGTTTCTCTCGCAAGCGTGGCGTTTTCTTTGATGGCGATTACGGAAACTCCCTTTCTGCTATGGGCTGATATGATAGTGCAAAAACTCGGTGTTCCTTTCATGCTCGCCTCTGGTGTTTTCGTTATCGGATTGAGAAATCTCTTGGTCACCATGGTACATTCTCCCTCAACACTTTTGTTGATCCAGTTGCTTCAAGGATGGACTTACATAGTGATCTACTATTCTATGATGTTCCTAATTCGAAGCTTTGGTCCAGCAAGAATCAGAGCACAGAAATATTTTTGGATTTCCATGGGGATAGGACCGTTTTTAGGATCTTCCTTTGGTGGCCTTATCGCAGAGAAATTGGGATTGATGAGCACTTACACTGTTTTTGGCTTAGTTCCAATGATCGTCTCGTTTCTCATATTTCTTTTCTTCAGGAAGGTTTGGAAGATCTGA
- a CDS encoding mannose-1-phosphate guanylyltransferase, with the protein MKVVILAGGSGERFWPFSTPDMPKQFLRLFGDKSLIRWTFERVLKEMNPKDVFVVTYKDYVERTGEELYELPKENIIAEPMKRNTAPACFIGTKLAEENEPVLVLPADHRIPNTEKFWETVNKAVTALERYGGLFTFGIVPTRPETGYGYIEVGSQLEEGVHNVAQFKEKPDLETAKKFIESGNYLWNSGMFLWKGGEFIDEVRICEPAIYEHLKDVDPRDFEALKKAYEKVPEISVDYAVMERSKKVRVVKADFEWSDVGNWSSVREIEGYTEESENVILVDSERVFVKPFNKPIAVVGLSDIIVIDSPNGILVCREETAQRVREVTKKLRSSKPS; encoded by the coding sequence ATGAAAGTAGTGATTCTCGCAGGGGGCTCCGGAGAAAGATTCTGGCCGTTTTCAACTCCAGACATGCCAAAACAGTTTCTCAGACTTTTTGGAGACAAAAGTCTCATCAGATGGACCTTCGAACGTGTTTTGAAGGAGATGAATCCAAAGGATGTCTTCGTAGTAACCTATAAAGACTACGTTGAAAGAACCGGAGAAGAACTTTATGAACTTCCGAAAGAAAACATAATCGCAGAGCCTATGAAAAGAAACACAGCTCCAGCGTGTTTCATTGGAACAAAACTGGCTGAGGAAAACGAACCAGTTCTCGTTTTGCCCGCGGATCACAGGATACCAAACACGGAAAAATTCTGGGAAACAGTTAATAAAGCGGTGACTGCACTGGAAAGATACGGAGGATTGTTTACTTTTGGAATAGTTCCAACGAGGCCTGAAACGGGATACGGTTACATAGAGGTTGGTTCGCAACTCGAAGAAGGTGTTCACAACGTTGCTCAATTCAAAGAAAAACCCGACCTGGAAACGGCGAAAAAGTTCATCGAAAGTGGAAATTATTTGTGGAACAGTGGAATGTTTCTATGGAAAGGAGGAGAATTCATAGATGAAGTTCGAATCTGTGAACCTGCCATTTACGAACATCTCAAAGATGTTGATCCAAGAGATTTTGAAGCTTTGAAAAAGGCTTACGAAAAAGTGCCAGAGATCAGCGTGGATTACGCCGTCATGGAAAGATCGAAAAAAGTGAGAGTTGTAAAGGCTGATTTCGAATGGTCTGATGTAGGAAACTGGTCTTCTGTGAGAGAGATAGAAGGATACACAGAAGAATCAGAAAATGTGATACTTGTGGACAGTGAGCGAGTATTTGTAAAGCCGTTCAACAAACCAATAGCTGTAGTTGGTCTTTCCGATATTATAGTAATAGACAGTCCGAACGGTATTCTAGTGTGCAGAGAAGAAACTGCCCAGAGAGTACGGGAAGTTACGAAGAAGCTCAGATCTTCCAAACCTTCCTGA
- the wecB gene encoding non-hydrolyzing UDP-N-acetylglucosamine 2-epimerase, whose translation MIRVLSVFGTRPEAIKMAPLLKKLEEEPSIESIVCVTAQHREMLDQVLEVFQLEPDFDLNIMKERQSLVDVTVNALKGLSPLLMETKPDIVLVQGDTTTTFAGALAAFYQKIPVGHIEAGLRTNDRYSPFPEEINRRIVGVLATLHFAPTRRNKENLLKEHVIGKVYVTGNTVIDALKYTVQEHYVFKNEVLRDIDFSDGRYILLTSHRRENLGKPLENICKAVKRIVEEFEDVKVIYPVHMNPEVRRIVFPMLGNVEKVILIDPIDVIDMHNLMARCYLVMTDSGGLQEEAPALGKPVVVLRKETERPEAIEAGVAVLGGVEEEKIFEVTKRILNDKRVYRSMAKAVNPFGDGKASERIVKAILHEFDLSGPPEEFIN comes from the coding sequence TTGATCAGAGTTTTGAGTGTATTTGGTACAAGACCCGAAGCGATAAAGATGGCTCCGCTTTTGAAGAAACTAGAGGAAGAACCGAGTATAGAAAGCATTGTTTGCGTTACGGCGCAGCATAGAGAGATGCTCGATCAAGTGCTAGAAGTTTTTCAGCTAGAACCTGATTTCGATTTGAACATCATGAAAGAACGACAATCACTCGTGGATGTAACAGTGAACGCCCTCAAAGGGCTTTCACCTTTGCTGATGGAAACGAAACCGGATATCGTTTTGGTACAGGGTGATACCACAACCACTTTTGCGGGAGCCCTTGCCGCTTTCTACCAAAAGATACCAGTAGGTCATATTGAAGCTGGCTTGAGAACAAATGATAGGTATTCCCCTTTTCCGGAAGAGATCAACAGAAGAATAGTCGGAGTTCTCGCTACCCTTCATTTCGCTCCCACAAGAAGAAATAAAGAGAATCTTTTGAAGGAACATGTCATCGGAAAAGTCTATGTTACTGGAAACACGGTGATAGACGCATTGAAGTATACTGTGCAGGAACATTACGTGTTCAAGAATGAGGTCTTGAGAGATATAGATTTCTCTGATGGAAGATACATTCTTCTCACTTCTCATAGAAGGGAAAACTTGGGGAAACCTCTTGAGAACATCTGTAAGGCTGTGAAAAGAATAGTTGAAGAATTTGAGGATGTGAAAGTTATCTATCCGGTTCACATGAATCCTGAGGTGAGGAGAATCGTGTTTCCAATGTTGGGAAATGTGGAGAAAGTTATCCTGATAGATCCCATAGATGTGATAGATATGCACAATTTAATGGCTCGTTGCTACCTCGTTATGACTGATTCCGGAGGTTTACAAGAAGAAGCTCCTGCCCTCGGAAAACCGGTGGTGGTTTTGAGGAAAGAAACGGAAAGACCCGAGGCAATAGAAGCAGGAGTCGCTGTACTTGGAGGTGTTGAGGAAGAGAAGATTTTCGAGGTCACAAAAAGAATTCTCAATGATAAAAGAGTTTATCGTAGCATGGCAAAAGCTGTGAACCCATTCGGTGATGGTAAAGCCTCAGAACGAATTGTAAAAGCGATACTGCATGAATTCGATCTTTCCGGGCCTCCTGAAGAGTTTATTAACTGA
- the hisIE gene encoding bifunctional phosphoribosyl-AMP cyclohydrolase/phosphoribosyl-ATP diphosphatase HisIE produces MELYPVVVQERTTGEILMLAYANEEALELTKKTGYAHFFSRERQKIWKKGETSGNTMKVVEIRRDCDDDAYLYIVDFPEDKVACHTGNRSCFFKVEHKFEDSSTSIFWLELYRLVKKRKEEMPEGSYTVKLFKEGKGKIAKKFGEEAIEVILGYLQNDKENLVWEIADMLYHLTVLMVESGITIQDVMKELERRKK; encoded by the coding sequence ATGGAACTTTATCCTGTCGTGGTTCAGGAAAGAACAACAGGTGAAATTCTTATGCTTGCCTACGCAAATGAGGAAGCTTTGGAGCTGACTAAGAAGACAGGATACGCTCACTTTTTTTCCAGAGAAAGACAAAAAATCTGGAAAAAAGGTGAAACATCCGGAAATACGATGAAAGTAGTCGAAATAAGAAGAGATTGTGATGATGATGCATACCTGTATATAGTGGATTTCCCTGAAGACAAAGTGGCTTGTCATACGGGAAACAGGTCTTGTTTTTTCAAAGTTGAACACAAATTTGAGGACAGCAGCACTTCTATTTTCTGGCTGGAATTGTACAGATTGGTGAAAAAAAGAAAGGAAGAGATGCCAGAAGGATCTTATACAGTGAAGCTTTTTAAAGAAGGAAAGGGAAAGATCGCGAAGAAATTCGGAGAAGAAGCGATTGAAGTGATATTGGGCTATCTTCAAAATGACAAAGAAAATTTAGTCTGGGAAATAGCGGATATGCTCTATCACCTTACAGTTCTCATGGTAGAATCGGGAATTACCATTCAAGATGTCATGAAAGAACTGGAAAGAAGAAAAAAATGA
- the hisF gene encoding imidazole glycerol phosphate synthase subunit HisF gives MLAKRIIACLDVKDGRVVKGTNFENLRDSGDPVELGKLYSEEGIDELVFLDITASVEKRRTMLELVEKVAEEIDIPFTVGGGIHDFETASELILRGADKVSINTAAVEKPELITKIARTFGSQAVVVAIDAKRIDGKFVVFTYSGKKNTGILLENWVQEIEKRGAGEILLTSIDRDGTKMGYDVEMIEFVRSLTGLPIIASGGAGEMKHFLEAFNAGADAALAASVFHFREIDVKKLKKFLKDHGISVRMEGM, from the coding sequence ATGCTCGCCAAGAGGATAATAGCCTGTCTTGATGTGAAAGATGGTAGGGTGGTGAAAGGAACGAATTTCGAAAACCTTCGAGATAGTGGAGATCCAGTGGAACTCGGAAAGCTTTATTCTGAAGAAGGAATCGATGAGCTTGTTTTCCTCGATATAACAGCTTCTGTAGAAAAGAGGAGAACCATGCTCGAATTGGTTGAGAAGGTAGCGGAAGAAATAGATATTCCCTTTACAGTGGGTGGAGGAATACACGATTTTGAGACTGCCTCTGAGTTGATCCTACGCGGTGCAGACAAAGTGAGCATAAATACGGCGGCAGTTGAAAAACCCGAACTCATCACGAAGATCGCCCGAACCTTTGGGAGTCAAGCGGTGGTCGTGGCAATAGATGCCAAAAGAATCGATGGAAAATTTGTCGTATTCACTTACTCTGGAAAGAAAAACACTGGTATTCTCTTGGAAAATTGGGTACAAGAGATCGAAAAGAGAGGGGCAGGTGAAATCCTTCTTACTAGCATAGACAGAGACGGAACAAAGATGGGATACGATGTGGAAATGATAGAATTTGTAAGATCTCTTACAGGCCTTCCCATCATTGCTTCCGGCGGAGCAGGAGAAATGAAACATTTCCTCGAAGCTTTCAACGCTGGCGCGGATGCTGCCCTTGCAGCCTCTGTTTTTCATTTTCGAGAGATAGATGTGAAGAAACTAAAAAAATTTCTGAAAGATCACGGGATAAGTGTGAGGATGGAGGGAATGTGA
- the hisA gene encoding 1-(5-phosphoribosyl)-5-((5-phosphoribosylamino)methylideneamino)imidazole-4-carboxamide isomerase, with the protein MFVIPAVDLYEGKVVRMMKGRKSDVIFYEKDPVEMVSHLVKEGFVLIHVVDLSRAIDGSGANFTVLKKLSPYAGCIQIGGGIRAIEYAKSLLNMGFKRQIVSSKVLEDPSFLRELKEIGIDPVFSLDTRSGKIAYKGWLSEKETDPIILLEELKKWGLDEVIHTDVEKDGTLQTHDFSLTEKIAVETGLKVIAAGGISSETSLKKALEIHKRTNGLLEGVIVGRAFLEGILTVEVMKKYARQEDNSLS; encoded by the coding sequence ATGTTCGTTATTCCAGCAGTAGACCTTTATGAGGGTAAAGTGGTAAGAATGATGAAAGGAAGGAAAAGTGATGTCATTTTTTATGAAAAAGATCCAGTTGAAATGGTATCTCATTTAGTGAAAGAAGGATTTGTTTTGATTCACGTAGTGGATCTCTCTCGAGCGATAGACGGTAGTGGTGCGAATTTCACCGTTTTGAAAAAGCTTTCACCGTACGCTGGTTGTATCCAGATCGGCGGAGGAATCAGAGCAATAGAATACGCAAAATCGTTGTTGAACATGGGATTTAAAAGACAAATCGTGAGTTCGAAAGTATTAGAAGATCCGAGCTTCTTGAGGGAGCTAAAAGAGATAGGAATAGACCCTGTTTTCAGTCTGGACACAAGAAGTGGAAAGATAGCGTACAAAGGTTGGTTGTCTGAAAAAGAAACAGATCCCATTATCCTCCTTGAAGAGTTAAAAAAGTGGGGACTCGATGAGGTTATACACACAGACGTGGAAAAGGACGGTACTCTCCAAACTCATGATTTTTCTTTAACAGAAAAAATCGCTGTTGAAACCGGATTGAAAGTGATAGCTGCGGGTGGGATATCGTCTGAAACTTCTTTAAAGAAGGCTTTGGAGATTCACAAAAGAACAAACGGACTGCTGGAGGGTGTAATCGTGGGAAGAGCTTTTTTGGAAGGAATTCTCACAGTTGAGGTGATGAAAAAGTATGCTCGCCAAGAGGATAATAGCCTGTCTTGA
- the hisH gene encoding imidazole glycerol phosphate synthase subunit HisH, protein MKIGIISVGPGNIMNLYRGVKKASEKYDGISIDLVEAPTGFYDLLFIPGVGHFREGMKRLKESDLINFIRQHVESGKYIVGVCLGMQLLFEKSEEAPEIDGLSLIKGSVVKLSSKRLPHMGWNEVLFKDRSFPSGYYYFVHTYRVVCGEEYVLGTTEYDGEIFPSAVRKNKILGFQFHPEKSSKIGRKLLERVIECSLFQQ, encoded by the coding sequence TTGAAAATAGGAATAATATCAGTTGGACCAGGTAACATCATGAATCTTTATCGGGGTGTGAAAAAAGCTTCAGAAAAATACGACGGGATCTCCATTGATCTCGTGGAGGCACCGACAGGTTTCTACGACCTTTTGTTCATCCCGGGCGTTGGGCATTTTAGAGAAGGAATGAAAAGACTGAAAGAGAGCGATTTGATCAACTTTATAAGGCAACATGTTGAATCTGGGAAATACATAGTGGGTGTGTGTCTTGGAATGCAACTCCTCTTTGAAAAAAGCGAAGAAGCACCTGAAATAGACGGACTTTCTCTAATAAAAGGCAGTGTAGTAAAACTCAGTAGCAAAAGACTCCCTCATATGGGATGGAACGAGGTTTTATTCAAAGATAGGTCGTTCCCGAGCGGATATTACTATTTCGTTCACACCTACAGAGTTGTCTGTGGCGAAGAATACGTTCTGGGAACCACAGAATACGATGGAGAAATTTTCCCATCTGCTGTCAGAAAGAACAAAATACTGGGTTTCCAATTTCATCCTGAAAAAAGCTCGAAAATCGGTCGAAAACTTCTCGAAAGGGTGATCGAATGTTCGTTATTCCAGCAGTAG
- a CDS encoding imidazoleglycerol-phosphate dehydratase, with product MTIERVENGVIVQRNTNEIEISITLDTVRGRLDGSTGVNFFDHLLNTFCHFSGLGLRISTCESKDGILHHLIEDFGISLGRAFRELFDYTKVRRFGEATIPMNEALIGCYVDLSGRPFFQKNFEFSVEKIEDMPVEGFEEFMKGFVNHARITVHFFKFFGRNDHHISESAMKSFGLAIARALESSETRTTKGVID from the coding sequence ATGACGATAGAGAGAGTGGAAAACGGTGTAATTGTTCAGCGGAATACCAACGAAATCGAAATTTCCATAACGCTCGACACTGTTCGAGGAAGGTTGGATGGGAGTACTGGTGTGAATTTCTTTGACCACCTTCTGAACACCTTTTGCCATTTTTCGGGTTTGGGGTTGAGAATCAGCACGTGTGAGAGCAAAGATGGTATTCTTCATCACTTAATAGAGGATTTTGGTATTTCCCTTGGGAGAGCGTTCAGAGAGCTCTTTGACTACACAAAAGTAAGAAGATTCGGAGAAGCCACTATTCCTATGAACGAAGCGCTGATCGGATGTTACGTGGATCTTTCTGGAAGGCCTTTTTTCCAGAAAAACTTTGAATTCTCCGTGGAGAAAATAGAAGACATGCCCGTTGAGGGTTTTGAAGAATTCATGAAAGGTTTTGTGAATCATGCTCGTATTACTGTCCATTTCTTCAAGTTCTTTGGAAGGAACGATCATCACATCTCTGAATCTGCTATGAAATCTTTCGGCCTCGCCATTGCCCGAGCTTTAGAAAGTTCTGAGACGAGGACTACCAAGGGTGTGATAGATTGA
- the hisC gene encoding histidinol-phosphate transaminase → MNPLDVISKSAYPYTTEERTGIYLALNENPFSFPKELTKEVFRKLDSDKMRIYYDSPDEELIEKLLSYVEKDFLTKKNVSIGNGADEIIYVMMLMFNRVVFFPPTYSCYKIFAKAVGMKYLEVPLKEGFHLPEVEVGEGDVVFIPNPNNPTGHIFEKDEIERILQTGAFVALDEAYYEFHGRSYIDLLKEYDNIAILRTFSKAFSLAAQRIGYVLSSEKFIDAYNRVRLPFNVSYVSQTFAKVALDHVNIFKDRVQFIVEERERMKKVLKEMGYSITDSRGNFVFIFLEGEKRNRLVDLFRCKGIAVRVFKEGVRITVGTREENDAILRELEGFK, encoded by the coding sequence GTGAATCCTCTCGATGTGATATCAAAAAGTGCTTATCCCTACACTACAGAAGAAAGGACCGGAATCTATTTGGCGCTGAATGAAAATCCTTTCTCCTTTCCAAAAGAACTCACGAAAGAAGTCTTCAGAAAATTAGACAGCGACAAAATGAGGATATACTATGACTCACCAGACGAGGAACTCATAGAAAAACTACTTTCCTATGTGGAGAAAGATTTCCTTACTAAGAAAAACGTTTCTATAGGAAACGGAGCAGATGAGATCATATATGTCATGATGCTGATGTTCAATCGAGTGGTCTTCTTCCCTCCCACTTACAGCTGTTACAAGATCTTTGCCAAAGCGGTGGGAATGAAGTATTTAGAAGTTCCTCTCAAAGAAGGATTTCACTTGCCGGAAGTAGAAGTCGGAGAAGGTGACGTCGTTTTTATTCCCAATCCAAACAATCCCACGGGTCATATTTTCGAAAAAGATGAAATTGAGAGGATTTTGCAAACGGGAGCTTTCGTGGCACTCGATGAAGCGTATTACGAATTTCACGGGAGGAGCTACATAGATCTTCTTAAAGAGTACGATAATATCGCAATATTAAGAACATTTTCCAAGGCTTTTTCTCTCGCTGCTCAGAGGATTGGCTATGTGCTTTCATCTGAAAAGTTCATAGACGCTTACAACAGAGTGAGGCTTCCTTTCAATGTGAGTTACGTTTCTCAAACTTTTGCCAAAGTTGCTTTGGATCATGTGAATATTTTCAAAGACAGAGTCCAATTCATAGTGGAAGAAAGGGAGAGAATGAAAAAAGTCTTGAAAGAGATGGGATATTCCATCACAGATTCTCGAGGAAATTTCGTTTTCATCTTCCTGGAAGGGGAGAAAAGAAATAGACTGGTAGATCTTTTTCGCTGCAAAGGTATAGCCGTTCGTGTCTTCAAAGAAGGTGTTAGAATCACAGTTGGAACACGCGAAGAGAATGATGCCATATTAAGAGAATTGGAGGGGTTCAAATGA